Proteins encoded together in one Nostoc sp. PCC 7524 window:
- a CDS encoding type II toxin-antitoxin system HicB family antitoxin, which yields MNLDFISSPKNTASKLTYDVLIENELDGTVKATLLDLPDYQCFGATQEEAINNLIKLFQERNPKILILEEILPPKIESPLMEVGEILNAEGNAWDVLEALTGTIEAPSDWSSQHNHYLYGTPKNPDEIIE from the coding sequence ATGAATTTAGATTTCATTAGTTCCCCTAAAAACACAGCATCTAAGTTAACTTATGATGTCTTAATTGAAAACGAACTAGATGGCACAGTGAAAGCTACATTGTTAGATTTACCAGACTATCAATGTTTTGGTGCGACTCAAGAAGAAGCTATAAATAATCTGATTAAGCTTTTTCAGGAACGAAACCCCAAAATACTTATTTTAGAAGAAATTTTACCTCCTAAAATCGAATCTCCTTTAATGGAAGTTGGGGAAATCTTGAACGCTGAGGGTAACGCTTGGGATGTGCTAGAGGCATTAACAGGAACAATTGAAGCACCAAGTGATTGGTCAAGTCAACATAATCACTATTTATATGGAACGCCTAAAAATCCCGATGAGATAATAGAATGA
- a CDS encoding type II toxin-antitoxin system VapC family toxin translates to MNQERLFLDTVFIQAILNKNDQYHHQAKALLPRVKNAAEVWVTEAVLIEVGNALSAVNRTASVQFINQCYKTDNIKVVSVDTQLLMRALELYHSRQDKSWGLTDCISFIVMKDQGLIYAVTADIHFVQSGFVALLRQK, encoded by the coding sequence ATGAATCAAGAAAGATTGTTTTTAGATACAGTATTTATTCAGGCTATACTGAACAAGAATGATCAATACCATCATCAAGCAAAAGCATTATTACCAAGAGTGAAAAATGCTGCTGAAGTATGGGTAACAGAAGCAGTTTTGATAGAAGTTGGTAATGCTTTAAGTGCAGTGAATCGGACAGCATCAGTTCAGTTTATTAATCAGTGTTATAAAACAGATAATATCAAGGTTGTCAGTGTAGACACACAGCTTCTCATGCGTGCGCTGGAACTTTATCACAGTCGTCAAGATAAAAGTTGGGGTTTGACAGATTGTATATCATTTATTGTTATGAAGGATCAGGGTTTAATTTATGCCGTTACGGCCGATATTCATTTTGTACAATCTGGGTTTGTAGCTTTATTAAGGCAAAAATGA
- a CDS encoding heme NO-binding domain-containing protein — protein MYGLVNKAIKDMVCSRFGEEIWQEIKQKAEIDVDVFISMEGYPDDITHRLVKAASMVLKLSPSEIMQAFGQFWVKYTSEEGYGEMMDMSGDNLPEFLENLDNLHARVGISFPQLQPPSFECSDMEEDSLTLQYRSSREGLAPMVIGLVKGLGIRFETEVDITQTQSRNDGYEHDEFLVKYKPH, from the coding sequence ATGTATGGATTAGTAAACAAAGCGATTAAAGATATGGTGTGCAGTCGCTTTGGTGAAGAGATTTGGCAAGAAATTAAACAAAAAGCTGAGATAGATGTAGACGTTTTTATTAGCATGGAAGGCTACCCGGATGACATCACCCATAGGCTGGTAAAAGCTGCCAGTATGGTTCTCAAATTATCTCCCTCAGAAATTATGCAAGCGTTTGGGCAATTCTGGGTTAAATACACATCGGAGGAAGGCTATGGGGAGATGATGGATATGAGTGGGGATAATCTACCTGAGTTTTTAGAAAACTTAGATAATCTTCATGCTCGTGTGGGGATTAGTTTTCCTCAATTGCAACCTCCATCATTTGAATGCAGTGATATGGAGGAAGATTCCCTAACGCTACAGTATCGCTCCAGCAGAGAAGGACTAGCACCAATGGTTATTGGTTTAGTGAAGGGATTAGGAATACGGTTTGAAACAGAAGTTGATATTACCCAAACTCAGAGTCGCAATGATGGTTATGAACATGATGAATTCTTGGTGAAATATAAACCACACTGA
- a CDS encoding PDZ domain-containing protein — translation MDNNIIRSIIFLALLFSFCLAIIKIYYNDKNHEYSSKDVQELTQSQLNKINNTKNEKYIVGIGISFKIDEKTKIPTITDVFKKSPADTRNLKVGDQILAVDGKSTVNMSSTDVTNLIRGDVNTVVSLRISRPGRRSRNVRLIRQRIINTKL, via the coding sequence TTGGATAATAATATCATTAGGAGTATTATTTTTTTAGCCTTATTATTTTCATTTTGTCTTGCCATAATTAAGATTTATTATAATGACAAAAACCATGAATATTCTAGCAAGGATGTACAAGAATTAACTCAATCCCAATTAAATAAAATAAATAATACTAAAAATGAAAAATATATTGTTGGTATTGGTATTTCATTTAAAATTGATGAAAAAACTAAAATTCCAACAATTACCGATGTCTTTAAGAAATCTCCAGCAGACACAAGAAATCTTAAAGTTGGCGATCAAATATTAGCAGTAGATGGTAAATCGACAGTAAACATGAGTTCGACAGATGTCACTAATCTGATAAGAGGTGATGTCAATACTGTCGTGTCATTGCGGATTAGTCGCCCAGGTCGCAGAAGTAGAAATGTAAGATTGATCAGGCAACGTATAATCAATACAAAACTTTAA
- the apcB gene encoding allophycocyanin subunit beta yields the protein MQDAITSVINSSDVQGKYLDTAALEKLKGYFATGELRVRAATTISANAAAIVKEAVAKSLLYSDITRPGGNMYTTRRYAACIRDLDYYLRYATYAMLAGDPSILDERVLNGLKETYNSLGVPIGATVQAIQAMKEVTASLVGPDAGKEMGVYFDYISSGLS from the coding sequence ATGCAAGACGCAATTACCTCTGTAATTAACTCCTCAGACGTTCAAGGTAAGTACCTTGACACCGCAGCTTTAGAAAAACTCAAAGGCTACTTCGCGACTGGCGAACTACGTGTACGTGCTGCTACCACCATCAGTGCTAACGCAGCTGCAATTGTTAAAGAAGCTGTAGCTAAATCTTTGTTGTACTCTGATATCACCCGTCCCGGTGGTAATATGTACACCACCCGTCGTTACGCTGCTTGTATCCGTGACTTGGATTACTACCTCCGCTACGCTACCTACGCTATGCTAGCTGGCGATCCTTCCATCCTCGATGAGCGCGTACTCAACGGTTTGAAAGAAACCTACAACTCCTTGGGTGTACCCATCGGTGCTACCGTTCAAGCAATCCAAGCAATGAAAGAAGTAACCGCTAGCTTGGTTGGTCCCGACGCTGGTAAAGAAATGGGTGTTTACTTCGACTACATCTCCTCTGGCTTGAGCTAA
- the apcA gene encoding allophycocyanin subunit alpha: MSIVTKSIVNADAEARYLSPGELDRIKSFVAGGQQRLRIAQVLTDNRERIVKQAGDQLFQKRPDVVSPGGNAYGQEMTATCLRDLDYYLRLVTYGIVAGDVTPIEEIGIVGVREMYKSLGTPIDAVAGGVAAMKNVAAGLLSAEDAAEAGSYFDYVVGAMQ; encoded by the coding sequence ATGAGTATCGTCACGAAGTCCATCGTGAATGCTGATGCAGAAGCCCGCTACCTCAGCCCTGGCGAATTAGATCGGATCAAGAGCTTTGTTGCTGGTGGTCAGCAACGCCTACGCATCGCTCAAGTTTTGACCGACAACCGTGAGCGCATCGTTAAGCAAGCTGGCGACCAACTGTTCCAAAAGCGTCCTGACGTTGTTTCTCCTGGTGGAAACGCTTACGGTCAAGAAATGACCGCTACCTGCCTGCGTGACCTAGACTACTATCTCCGCCTCGTGACCTACGGAATCGTTGCTGGTGACGTTACCCCCATCGAAGAAATCGGTATCGTTGGCGTTCGTGAAATGTACAAGTCCCTCGGTACTCCCATCGATGCAGTAGCTGGTGGCGTTGCTGCTATGAAGAACGTTGCTGCTGGCTTGCTGTCTGCTGAAGACGCTGCTGAAGCTGGTTCTTACTTCGACTACGTTGTTGGTGCAATGCAGTAG
- a CDS encoding PP2C family serine/threonine-protein phosphatase, producing the protein MGWKAIARSALGTSHESQEIPCQDYGDDRIFNDVIVGAVADGAGSAKYADLGANLAVKTTLKYLSKISEYLRKRQRCWERFSHALSETEAKKLFTKTVEKVIKELDEQAIKKDYSVNELACTILVFVATPHWIAAMQIGDGFIVVRSQNSEEYQLLFHPDRGEFANETTFITSANALQEMQVKVIAGEQAFICASTDGLEKVAIRLHDWKPFPPFFKPFEEYLQETPNPKEDHKYLDDFLNSERLNARTDDDKTLLLCLWERE; encoded by the coding sequence ATGGGTTGGAAAGCAATTGCTCGTTCTGCACTGGGAACGAGTCATGAAAGTCAGGAAATACCTTGTCAAGACTACGGGGATGACCGCATTTTTAATGATGTAATTGTAGGTGCTGTTGCTGATGGTGCTGGTAGTGCTAAGTATGCTGATCTTGGTGCTAATTTAGCTGTAAAAACAACACTGAAATATTTATCAAAAATTAGTGAATATCTTCGCAAGCGTCAACGGTGTTGGGAAAGATTTTCTCACGCACTCTCAGAAACAGAAGCTAAAAAACTATTTACTAAAACTGTAGAAAAAGTTATTAAAGAATTAGACGAGCAAGCAATCAAAAAAGACTATTCTGTAAATGAATTAGCCTGTACTATTTTAGTTTTTGTGGCTACTCCTCACTGGATTGCAGCTATGCAAATTGGAGATGGATTTATTGTAGTACGTTCTCAAAATTCCGAAGAATATCAACTATTATTTCATCCCGATAGAGGTGAGTTTGCCAATGAAACAACTTTTATCACTTCAGCTAATGCACTACAAGAAATGCAGGTGAAGGTTATAGCAGGAGAGCAAGCATTTATTTGTGCTTCTACTGATGGACTGGAAAAGGTAGCTATTCGCTTGCATGATTGGAAACCATTTCCACCTTTTTTTAAACCTTTTGAGGAATACTTGCAGGAAACACCAAACCCCAAGGAAGACCATAAATATTTAGATGATTTCCTCAACTCTGAACGGTTAAATGCTCGCACTGACGATGATAAAACTTTGCTTTTGTGTCTTTGGGAAAGAGAGTAA
- a CDS encoding phycobilisome rod-core linker polypeptide produces MSVKASGGSSVARPQLYQTLAVATISQAEQQDRFLGTGELKELASYFASGAKRLEIAQILTDNSEIIVSRAANRIFVGGSPMAFLEKPREQEMAMATAAVTAGAGGDVREGMKLGTVTYVETRGGFLENLRSIFNTSPSGPTPPGFRPINIARYGPSNMSKSLRDLSWFLRYATYAIVAGDPNIIAVNTRGLREIIENACSGEATLVALQEIKAASLSYFRKDSEATDIVTQYMDVLLTEFKAPTPSTKLRQRPSGDQQGLQLPQIYFNAAERRPKFVMKPGLSATEKTEVVKAAYRQIFERDITRAYSLSISDLESKVKNGDISMKEFVRRLAKSPLYQKQFYQPFINSRVIELAFRHILGRGPSSREEVQKYFSIISNGGLPALVDALVDSQEYSDYFGEETVPYLRGLGQEAQECRNWGPQQDLFNYSAPFRKVPQFITTFAAYEQPLPDQHPYGSGNDPLEIQFGAIFPKETRNPSNSPAPFGKDTRRILINQGPGINNQLSNPKARGVAPGTLGPKVFKLDQIPATLSKNTGKGASVKFSESSTQAVIRATYLQVFGRDVYEGQRLKVQEIKLENGEISVREFVRALAKSDLFRKLYWTPLYVCKAIEYIHRRLLGRPTYGRQENNKYFDIASKKGLYAVVDAILDSVEYSEAFGEDTVPYERYLTPAGVALRKLRVGSIREDVGAKVEKLETPRFVELGTVAEKRTEPDVDFRIKQGVTKQREQTKVFKLVANTVDKVAVQTLISAAYRQIFERDIAPYIVKNEFTVLESKLSNGEITVKEFIEGLGYSNLYLKEFYTPYPNTKVIELGTKHFLGRAPIDQAEIRKYNQILATQGIRAFIGALVNSQEYREVFGEDTVPYRRFPTLPAANFPNTQRLYNQLTKQNTDLVVPSFKPVKARIESDKTPILAKAIADLAAQAKQMDKSKPLFIELGRSFNDGRGQSVEVGVGTGRRKPIRIYRLTDGTNQPERQVVINAIYRQVMDVFSGQIPDYLRRSNLDSKLRNGEITVREFVRELASSEIYRKRFYTPYPNTKVIEFLFRHLLGRAPATQGEIRQYNKLLADSGLRAAVDAIVNSAEYSRFFGEDVVPYPRFPSLPAGNYLGSVQAAADLVKQSWSSLSPSTLTGRPGDR; encoded by the coding sequence ATGAGTGTTAAGGCGAGTGGTGGAAGCTCAGTTGCGCGCCCGCAACTATATCAAACCCTAGCTGTAGCAACCATTTCCCAAGCGGAACAGCAAGACCGCTTTTTGGGAACCGGTGAATTAAAGGAATTAGCAAGCTACTTTGCATCTGGTGCAAAACGTCTAGAAATTGCTCAGATCCTCACAGACAATTCCGAGATTATCGTATCTCGTGCTGCTAACCGGATTTTCGTTGGTGGTTCGCCAATGGCTTTTTTAGAAAAGCCGAGAGAACAAGAAATGGCAATGGCTACTGCTGCTGTGACGGCTGGTGCTGGTGGCGATGTCAGAGAAGGAATGAAATTAGGAACTGTCACCTACGTGGAGACTCGTGGTGGATTCCTAGAAAATTTACGCTCCATTTTCAACACATCTCCTAGTGGCCCAACCCCTCCAGGTTTTAGACCAATTAACATTGCCCGTTACGGCCCTAGCAATATGTCCAAGAGCTTGCGGGATTTATCCTGGTTCTTGCGCTATGCTACCTATGCGATCGTGGCTGGCGACCCCAACATCATCGCAGTGAATACACGGGGCTTGCGAGAAATTATTGAAAATGCTTGCTCTGGAGAAGCGACTTTAGTAGCTTTACAGGAAATCAAAGCAGCATCACTGTCTTACTTCCGCAAAGATTCTGAAGCCACAGACATTGTGACTCAGTACATGGATGTGTTGCTGACAGAGTTCAAAGCACCCACACCTTCTACTAAACTGCGTCAACGTCCTTCTGGCGATCAACAAGGTTTACAACTGCCACAAATTTATTTCAATGCGGCGGAAAGAAGACCGAAGTTTGTCATGAAGCCTGGGTTGTCTGCTACCGAAAAAACTGAAGTAGTTAAAGCAGCCTATCGGCAAATCTTTGAGCGCGATATTACCCGTGCTTACAGCTTGTCAATCTCTGACTTAGAATCCAAAGTCAAAAACGGCGACATCTCCATGAAGGAGTTCGTGCGTCGCTTGGCTAAATCTCCCCTTTACCAAAAACAGTTTTACCAACCTTTTATTAACAGTCGCGTTATCGAACTAGCTTTCCGTCACATTTTGGGACGGGGACCAAGTAGCCGTGAAGAAGTACAAAAATATTTCTCGATTATTTCTAACGGCGGTCTACCAGCTTTAGTAGATGCTTTGGTAGATTCTCAAGAATACAGCGACTACTTTGGGGAAGAAACAGTACCTTACCTGCGTGGTTTGGGTCAAGAAGCACAAGAATGTCGCAACTGGGGGCCGCAGCAAGACCTGTTTAACTACAGTGCGCCTTTCCGCAAAGTACCTCAGTTCATTACCACATTTGCGGCTTATGAACAGCCACTACCAGACCAACACCCCTACGGTTCTGGTAACGACCCCTTGGAAATTCAGTTTGGGGCGATTTTCCCGAAAGAAACCCGCAACCCCAGCAACAGTCCCGCTCCTTTTGGTAAAGACACCAGACGGATCTTGATTAATCAAGGCCCTGGGATTAATAACCAACTGAGCAACCCCAAAGCACGGGGTGTAGCACCTGGGACTCTTGGCCCCAAAGTGTTCAAGTTGGATCAAATTCCTGCCACCCTGAGCAAAAATACTGGTAAGGGAGCCAGCGTTAAGTTCTCTGAAAGCTCTACCCAAGCAGTCATCAGAGCGACCTACTTGCAAGTGTTTGGTCGGGACGTTTACGAAGGTCAACGGCTAAAAGTACAAGAAATTAAGCTAGAAAACGGCGAAATTTCTGTACGGGAATTTGTTCGGGCTTTGGCGAAGTCGGATTTATTCCGCAAGCTGTACTGGACACCGCTTTATGTTTGTAAAGCGATTGAGTATATTCACCGCCGCTTGTTGGGTCGTCCTACCTACGGTCGTCAAGAAAACAACAAGTATTTTGATATCGCTTCTAAGAAAGGTCTTTACGCTGTGGTTGATGCCATTCTTGACAGCGTAGAGTACAGCGAAGCTTTTGGTGAAGATACAGTGCCTTACGAACGCTATCTGACTCCTGCGGGTGTAGCCCTGAGAAAACTCCGTGTGGGTAGCATCCGTGAAGATGTGGGTGCAAAAGTTGAAAAACTAGAAACACCACGCTTTGTGGAATTGGGTACAGTTGCAGAAAAACGCACAGAACCGGATGTTGATTTCCGCATCAAGCAAGGTGTCACCAAGCAAAGGGAACAAACGAAGGTCTTTAAGCTAGTAGCCAATACTGTTGATAAAGTCGCAGTCCAAACTCTAATTAGTGCTGCTTATCGTCAGATTTTCGAGCGTGATATTGCACCTTACATCGTCAAAAACGAATTTACAGTCTTAGAAAGCAAACTAAGCAACGGCGAAATTACGGTTAAGGAATTTATTGAAGGTTTGGGTTATTCCAATCTTTACCTGAAAGAATTCTACACACCTTACCCCAACACCAAGGTAATTGAGTTGGGAACTAAGCACTTCCTAGGACGCGCACCGATTGATCAAGCAGAAATCCGCAAGTATAACCAAATTCTTGCTACTCAAGGTATTCGTGCTTTCATTGGTGCTTTGGTGAATAGCCAGGAGTACCGCGAGGTGTTTGGTGAGGATACAGTACCTTATCGTCGCTTCCCCACCTTACCTGCTGCTAACTTCCCCAATACCCAAAGACTTTATAATCAACTGACCAAGCAAAACACTGACTTGGTTGTACCTAGCTTTAAACCAGTTAAAGCGCGGATTGAGTCTGATAAGACACCAATTTTAGCGAAGGCGATCGCAGATTTAGCGGCTCAAGCCAAGCAAATGGACAAGAGCAAACCCTTGTTCATTGAATTGGGTCGTTCCTTCAACGATGGCCGCGGCCAGTCTGTAGAAGTGGGTGTTGGTACAGGTCGCCGTAAACCCATTCGGATCTACCGCCTCACTGATGGTACCAACCAACCAGAAAGACAGGTAGTAATTAACGCCATTTACCGTCAGGTAATGGATGTATTTAGCGGCCAAATTCCTGACTACTTACGTCGTTCTAACCTAGACAGTAAATTGCGGAATGGCGAAATTACCGTGCGTGAGTTTGTGCGGGAATTAGCCAGTTCAGAAATCTATCGCAAACGCTTCTATACGCCTTATCCCAACACCAAGGTAATTGAGTTCCTATTCCGTCACCTGTTGGGACGTGCGCCAGCTACCCAAGGCGAAATCCGTCAATACAACAAGTTATTGGCTGATAGCGGTTTACGGGCTGCTGTGGACGCGATAGTAAATAGTGCCGAATACAGCCGCTTCTTTGGTGAAGATGTGGTGCCATACCCACGCTTCCCATCTCTACCCGCAGGTAACTACCTCGGTAGCGTCCAAGCTGCTGCTGATTTGGTGAAACAATCTTGGTCTAGCTTGTCGCCTTCTACATTGACCGGTAGACCAGGCGATCGCTAA
- a CDS encoding vWA domain-containing protein, which yields MPIGLPEFVENPENRCPVILLLDTSGSMVGQPIHELNRGLATFREDVLQDAQASLSVEVAIVTFSPVQLTQDFVTIEHFTAPQLEAEGLTPMGEAIEYALNLLENRKQTYKNNGILYYRPWVFLITDGAPTDYWEGAAQRVREAEENRRLSFFTVAVQGADMNKLRQIAPPQRPPVMLNGLDFRSLFVWLSTSMKRVSSGKVGEAVALPPVGWGQIIT from the coding sequence ATGCCGATAGGATTACCTGAATTTGTAGAAAATCCAGAAAACCGTTGTCCAGTTATTTTGTTATTGGATACCTCTGGCTCTATGGTAGGTCAACCCATTCACGAATTAAATCGAGGGTTGGCAACTTTTAGGGAAGATGTTTTACAAGATGCTCAAGCATCTCTCAGTGTAGAAGTAGCTATTGTGACATTTAGCCCAGTGCAACTGACGCAAGATTTTGTGACCATAGAGCATTTTACAGCACCCCAGCTAGAAGCAGAAGGTTTAACACCAATGGGTGAGGCGATAGAGTACGCTTTAAATTTGTTGGAAAACCGAAAACAGACTTATAAAAATAACGGTATTCTCTACTATCGTCCTTGGGTGTTTTTAATTACTGACGGTGCGCCTACAGATTATTGGGAAGGTGCGGCGCAAAGGGTAAGAGAAGCAGAAGAAAATCGTAGACTGTCATTTTTTACTGTTGCTGTTCAGGGTGCGGATATGAACAAACTCAGACAAATTGCTCCGCCTCAACGTCCACCAGTGATGCTGAATGGCTTAGATTTTCGCTCTTTATTTGTTTGGCTTTCTACTTCTATGAAACGAGTTTCTAGTGGAAAAGTAGGTGAGGCTGTAGCATTACCGCCTGTGGGATGGGGTCAAATTATAACCTAG
- a CDS encoding protein kinase domain-containing protein has translation MTLLICGNTSESITLLGEPIAKSGEGTIWRTNHGYLAKIYHSPTIERVQKLAMMIAYPPTEPNSHLHHISFAWPKSVLKNAQGDCVGFLMPEIKDAKEILDIYNPQRRKKLKLQVDWRFLHITAQNIASIITALHTTGYVLGDIKPQNILVNNRALPSIIDTDSFQIRSPKNGKIYYCPVGSPDYTPPELIGKDFSSIEQTEVHDRFRLAVIIYQLLFGGQSPFGGGKWIGAGETPDMNELIRRGLWLYAPNSLLQPVHRTIPLEIVHPEVQRCFLRCFNDGHLNPHLRPTAKEWFDALKVASNELILCGRIDSHYHSQTYGKCYWCDRSTQLRLDIFPGVVKPNSSVVVESKTQPSIINHHIIGNLLQTFTDHSDWVWSVAFNPDSQTLVSGSGDKTIKLWNVRRGKLLQTFTGHSNSVVSVAFNPDGQTLASGSRDSTIKLWDVRRGKLLQTFTGHSNSVISVAFSPDGQTLASGSLDKTIKLWNVRSGNLLQSFIGHSDWVWSVAFSPDGQTLASGSRDCTIKLWNVRSGKLLQTLTGHASSIYSIVFSPDGQTLVSGSGDYTIKLWDVRSGKLLQALSSHSSSALSVAFSPDGQTLASGSRDYTIKLWDVRRGKLLQTLTGHTGWVNSLAFSRNGQTLASGSGDNTIKMWQLTLSTTTATPSAVRPNRTQIAQPNQSSIASSKSSQVATTPNKNTQQSIVKSTVSQRNYSSVNSIPSTNHTSYTDGNNIHLASLTINIFKSCIRIIYWIIISLGVLFF, from the coding sequence ATGACGCTTCTCATTTGTGGTAATACGAGTGAATCAATTACTCTCTTGGGTGAACCAATAGCTAAGAGTGGTGAAGGGACTATTTGGCGAACTAATCATGGTTATTTAGCGAAAATTTATCATTCACCAACTATTGAGCGTGTGCAGAAGTTAGCGATGATGATAGCGTACCCACCCACAGAGCCAAATTCTCATCTTCATCATATTTCTTTTGCTTGGCCTAAGTCGGTGCTGAAAAATGCTCAAGGTGATTGTGTCGGCTTTTTAATGCCAGAAATTAAGGATGCAAAGGAAATTCTTGATATATACAATCCTCAGCGTCGTAAGAAGTTAAAGCTGCAAGTTGATTGGCGTTTTTTACACATCACAGCGCAAAATATTGCTTCCATCATTACCGCACTTCACACTACTGGCTATGTATTAGGTGACATTAAGCCACAAAATATTCTTGTCAACAACCGGGCTTTACCTTCAATTATTGATACAGACTCTTTTCAAATTCGTAGTCCAAAAAATGGCAAGATTTATTATTGTCCAGTTGGTTCGCCAGATTACACACCACCCGAACTAATTGGTAAGGATTTTTCGAGCATTGAGCAAACAGAAGTACATGATCGCTTTCGTCTAGCAGTCATTATCTATCAATTGTTGTTTGGCGGTCAAAGTCCTTTTGGTGGGGGAAAGTGGATAGGTGCGGGGGAAACTCCAGACATGAATGAACTTATCCGTCGGGGTTTATGGCTGTATGCACCAAATAGTCTGTTGCAACCTGTACACAGGACAATTCCTCTTGAGATTGTTCATCCAGAGGTGCAGCGATGTTTTCTTAGATGCTTTAATGATGGGCATCTAAATCCTCATCTACGCCCTACAGCTAAGGAGTGGTTTGATGCGTTAAAGGTAGCGAGTAATGAACTAATTCTATGCGGGAGGATAGACAGTCACTACCATAGCCAAACATATGGTAAATGTTATTGGTGCGATCGCTCTACGCAACTCAGGCTTGATATTTTTCCTGGTGTTGTTAAACCAAACTCATCTGTTGTTGTGGAATCAAAAACACAACCGTCTATTATCAATCATCACATAATAGGAAACCTACTGCAAACCTTCACTGACCATTCTGACTGGGTTTGGTCTGTAGCCTTCAATCCTGATAGTCAAACCTTGGTTAGTGGGAGTGGGGACAAGACTATCAAACTGTGGAATGTGAGGAGGGGAAAACTACTGCAAACCTTCACTGGTCATTCTAACTCGGTCGTTTCTGTAGCCTTCAATCCTGATGGTCAAACCTTAGCTAGTGGGAGTAGGGACTCCACTATCAAACTGTGGGATGTGAGGAGGGGAAAACTACTGCAAACCTTCACTGGTCATTCTAACTCGGTCATTTCTGTAGCCTTTAGTCCTGATGGTCAAACCTTGGCTAGTGGGAGTCTGGACAAGACTATCAAACTGTGGAACGTGAGAAGCGGAAATCTACTGCAAAGCTTCATTGGCCATTCTGACTGGGTTTGGTCTGTAGCCTTCAGTCCCGATGGTCAAACCTTAGCTAGTGGGAGTAGGGACTGCACTATCAAACTGTGGAATGTGAGAAGCGGAAAACTACTGCAAACTCTTACTGGTCATGCTAGCTCAATTTATTCCATAGTCTTCAGTCCCGATGGTCAAACCTTGGTTAGTGGTAGTGGGGACTACACTATCAAACTGTGGGATGTGAGAAGTGGAAAACTACTGCAAGCCCTCTCTAGTCATTCTAGCTCGGCTTTGTCTGTAGCCTTCAGTCCCGATGGTCAAACCTTAGCTAGTGGGAGTAGGGACTACACTATCAAACTGTGGGATGTGAGGAGGGGAAAGCTATTGCAAACCCTTACTGGTCATACTGGCTGGGTTAATTCTCTAGCCTTCAGTCGCAATGGTCAAACTTTGGCTAGTGGTAGTGGGGACAACACTATCAAGATGTGGCAATTAACATTATCTACTACCACAGCAACCCCATCCGCCGTTAGGCCAAATCGAACCCAAATTGCTCAACCTAATCAATCCTCAATTGCATCTAGTAAATCTTCTCAAGTAGCAACAACACCCAATAAAAATACACAGCAGAGTATTGTTAAAAGTACAGTTTCTCAAAGAAATTATTCATCAGTCAATTCAATTCCCTCTACAAATCATACAAGCTATACAGATGGAAACAATATACATTTAGCTTCACTTACTATCAATATATTTAAAAGTTGCATTAGGATTATTTATTGGATAATAATATCATTAGGAGTATTATTTTTTTAG
- a CDS encoding phycobilisome linker polypeptide, translated as MARLFKITACVPSQTRIRTQRELQNTYFTKLVPYENWFREQQRIQKMGGKIVKVELATGKQGANAGLL; from the coding sequence ATGGCGCGGTTATTTAAAATTACAGCTTGCGTTCCCAGCCAAACCCGGATTCGCACCCAACGCGAATTACAAAACACCTACTTTACCAAGCTTGTTCCTTACGAAAACTGGTTCCGTGAACAGCAACGGATTCAAAAAATGGGTGGCAAAATCGTTAAGGTGGAATTGGCAACTGGTAAGCAAGGCGCTAATGCTGGGTTGCTGTAA